A genomic window from Amblyraja radiata isolate CabotCenter1 chromosome 18, sAmbRad1.1.pri, whole genome shotgun sequence includes:
- the LOC116983331 gene encoding ETS domain-containing protein Elk-1-like, which yields MDNSITLWQFLRQLLDENKNDLICWTSKDGEFKLRNAEEVARLWGMRKNKTNMNYDKLSRALRYYYEKNIIKKVNGQKFVYKFVSLPDSLAMESDRYDGGEGEWAMGKARDKGLSLQRQLKATTRISSRNEYMRSGLYSTFTIQSLQSGSHQPREANDHTNNMEQEAKVHSLGRLAEEPEMNEQEEEPQTRADDDSPMETSGDLSHQGDPKVKTEEVEELDCIIVDSIPVVDDLSRPPSPSLDQADKSGNLQPPKPKKPKDLELPATLLTAQNSPPPDKTNPGLLNTVVFPATSAVTPTLITQHVQTPIILTPNTLPSAIHFWSTLSPIAPMSPAKLSFQFPSAGNTQIHIPIASMDGLSTPVLSSLALQKP from the exons ATGGACAACTCGATAACTCTGTGGCAATTCCTGCGGCAGCTCTTGGACGAGAACAAGAACGATCTCATCTGCTGGACGTCCAAGGATGGGGAGTTCAAGCTACGTAACGCGGAGGAGGTGGCGCGACTGTGGGGCATGCGCAAGAACAAAACCAACATGAACTACGACAAGCTGAGTCGAGCTCTTAGATACTACTACGAAAAG AACATCATCAAGAAAGTAAATGGGCAGAAGTTTGTGTACAAGTTTGTGTCGTTGCCGGACAGCCTGGCGATGGAGTCAGACAGGTACGATGGTGGCGAGGGCGAGTGGGCGATGGGCAAGGCCAGGGACAAGGGCCTGTCCTTGCAGCGGCAGCTGAAGGCCACCACCAGGATCTCCTCGAGGAACGAGTACATGCGCTCGGGACTCTACTCCACCTTCACCATCCAGTCGCTGCAGAGTGGCAGCCATCAGCCCAGGGAGGCCAACGACCACACCAACAACATGGAGCAGGAGGCCAAAGTCCATTCCCTTGGGCGTCTTGCCGAGGAGCCCGAGATGAATGAGCAAGAGGAGGAACCTCAGACTCGGGCTGACGACGACTCTCCTATGGAGACCTCTGGCGACCTTTCCCACCAGGGAGATCCCAAAGTGAAGACGGAGGAGGTGGAAGAATTGGACTGCATCATTGTGGATTCCATCCCAGTTGTTGACGATTTATCTCGGCCACCGAGCCCTAGTCTGGACCAGGCGGATAAGAGCGGCAACCTTCAGCCACCCAAACCCAAGAAGCCCAAGGACCTGGAGCTTCCAGCCACACTCCTCACGGCCCAGAATAGTCCTCCTCCGGATAAGACTAACCCTGGTCTTCTGAACACGGTGGTCTTCCCTGCCACAAGTGCGGTCACACCGACTCTGATCACTCAACATGTTCAG ACTCCGATAATACTGACACCAAATACCTTGCCGTCAGCCATCCACTTCTGGAGCACTCTGAGTCCAATAGCTCCAATGAGTCCAGCGAAGCTCTCGTTTCAG